In one Mycobacterium heckeshornense genomic region, the following are encoded:
- a CDS encoding DUF4333 domain-containing protein, producing the protein MSGPQGSDPNQPWQPPAQGEEHQATGGDQPTAQASSPWQQPAGDQSTWQAPAYTSSEYPPYQQPAGQFYPPYQQTMPGYVPPDQYGQPTQYGQPTQYGQPGQYGQPTQYGQPGQYGQPTPYGQPGQYPGQYGQPQFPGQYGPAGEGSKRSTAVIGTVAGVFAAIVVAVVLVLGFWAPGFFVTTKLDINKAQAGVQQILSDETNGYGAKNVKDVKCNNGQNPTVKKGATFDCEVSIDGTKRQVTVTFQDNKGTYEVGRPK; encoded by the coding sequence ATGAGCGGACCGCAGGGATCCGACCCCAACCAGCCGTGGCAGCCGCCAGCCCAGGGTGAGGAACACCAGGCCACCGGTGGTGACCAGCCAACGGCGCAGGCGTCGTCGCCGTGGCAGCAGCCCGCTGGAGATCAGTCGACCTGGCAGGCGCCGGCGTACACGTCCTCGGAATACCCGCCATACCAGCAGCCGGCAGGGCAGTTCTATCCGCCGTATCAGCAGACGATGCCGGGCTATGTGCCGCCCGATCAGTACGGGCAGCCGACGCAGTACGGACAGCCGACCCAGTATGGGCAGCCCGGTCAGTACGGCCAGCCCACCCAGTATGGGCAGCCCGGTCAGTACGGCCAGCCCACCCCGTACGGACAGCCGGGTCAGTATCCGGGCCAATACGGTCAGCCCCAGTTTCCGGGCCAGTATGGTCCTGCGGGCGAGGGCTCGAAGCGCTCGACGGCGGTGATCGGCACCGTGGCCGGGGTGTTCGCCGCGATCGTGGTCGCGGTCGTGCTGGTGCTGGGTTTTTGGGCGCCCGGATTCTTCGTCACCACCAAGCTGGACATCAACAAGGCGCAGGCCGGCGTGCAACAGATTCTCAGTGACGAGACCAACGGGTACGGCGCGAAAAACGTCAAGGACGTCAAATGCAACAACGGCCAAAACCCCACGGTCAAAAAAGGTGCAACCTTCGACTGCGAGGTCAGCATCGACGGCACCAAGCGCCAGGTGACGGTGACCTTCCAGGACAACAAAGGCACCTACGAGGTCGGTCGACCCAAGTAA
- a CDS encoding 5'-3' exonuclease: MSAPLLLLDGASMWFRAFYGVPSSITSPDGRPVNAVRGFLDSMAVLITHQRPARLAVCLDLDWRPQFRVNRLPSYKAHRVEQENPDAQPDIEAVPDELTPQVQMIEEILDAFGICTAGAPGYEADDVIGTLAARERRDPVLVVSGDRDLLQVVADDPVPVRVLYLGRGLTKATPLGPREVAERYGLPADRAGSAYAELALLRGDPSDGLPGVPGIGEKTAARLLAEHGSLAAILAAAEDPKSAMPNALRAKLRQAADYIEAAGPVVRVATDAPVKLSASTDAVPLVAAHPRRAAKLATRLGVGSPVVRLQKALDSLPG; this comes from the coding sequence ATGTCAGCACCCCTCTTGCTGCTCGACGGGGCCAGCATGTGGTTTCGGGCCTTCTACGGGGTGCCGTCGTCGATTACCTCCCCGGACGGGCGGCCGGTGAACGCGGTGCGCGGCTTCCTCGACTCCATGGCCGTGCTGATCACTCACCAGCGGCCCGCCCGGTTGGCGGTGTGCCTGGATCTGGACTGGCGCCCGCAGTTCCGGGTCAACCGCCTCCCGTCGTACAAGGCGCACCGCGTCGAGCAGGAAAACCCTGATGCGCAACCCGATATCGAAGCGGTGCCCGACGAGTTGACCCCGCAAGTGCAGATGATCGAGGAGATCCTCGACGCGTTCGGCATCTGCACCGCGGGTGCGCCGGGCTATGAGGCCGACGATGTGATCGGCACGCTGGCCGCGCGGGAACGCCGGGACCCGGTCCTGGTAGTCAGCGGCGACCGGGACCTGCTGCAAGTAGTGGCCGACGATCCAGTGCCGGTGCGGGTGCTCTACCTGGGACGCGGGCTGACCAAGGCGACCCCGCTGGGTCCTCGTGAGGTGGCTGAGCGATACGGGCTGCCCGCCGATCGGGCCGGCTCCGCTTACGCCGAGCTGGCGCTGCTGCGTGGCGACCCCTCAGATGGGCTTCCCGGTGTGCCGGGCATCGGTGAGAAGACCGCCGCGAGGTTGCTCGCCGAGCACGGCTCGCTGGCCGCGATCCTGGCCGCCGCCGAGGATCCGAAATCGGCTATGCCCAATGCACTTCGGGCAAAGTTGCGCCAGGCCGCCGACTACATCGAGGCGGCCGGACCGGTGGTGCGGGTGGCCACCGACGCACCGGTCAAGCTGTCGGCGTCGACCGATGCCGTGCCGCTGGTGGCTGCCCATCCCCGACGCGCCGCGAAGTTGGCGACTCGACTCGGCGTCGGTTCGCCGGTCGTCCGGCTGCAAAAGGCGCTGGACTCGCTGCCAGGGTGA
- a CDS encoding M24 family metallopeptidase, with protein sequence MGPRRFDADVYAHRLSEAAATTAAAGLDGLVITPGDDLRYLVGSRAQTFERLTALVVPAFGEPSMVVPRLELASLRESAVSELVLPVWDWVDGDDPYQLVVAALGGAPATCAVAESMPALHLLPLAAALGVTPVLATGVLGGLRMIKDTAEIDTLRQAGAAIDRVHARVPQLLAPGRTEADVAADIADAIVAEGHSEVAFVIVGSGPNSADPHHECSDRTLQVGDVVVVDIGGACEPGYHSDSTRTYSIGEPEAQVAQQYSTLQRAQRAAVGAVRPGVTAEQVDAAARDVLADAGLAEYFVHRTGHGIGLAVHEEPYIVAGNKLPLAAGMAFSIEPGIYFPGRWGARIEDIVVVTQDGAMCVNNRPHELIVVPA encoded by the coding sequence ATGGGTCCGCGGCGATTCGACGCAGACGTCTATGCCCACCGGCTCTCCGAGGCGGCGGCCACCACCGCCGCGGCCGGGCTGGACGGTCTGGTGATCACCCCCGGCGACGACCTGCGGTATCTGGTCGGTTCGCGCGCACAGACCTTCGAACGGCTGACCGCGCTGGTGGTGCCTGCGTTCGGTGAACCGAGCATGGTGGTGCCGCGACTCGAGTTGGCCTCGCTCAGGGAATCGGCTGTTTCGGAATTGGTTCTGCCGGTGTGGGATTGGGTGGACGGCGACGACCCCTACCAGCTGGTGGTGGCGGCGCTCGGCGGTGCTCCCGCAACCTGCGCGGTCGCCGAATCCATGCCCGCGCTGCACTTATTGCCGCTGGCGGCAGCTCTGGGTGTGACGCCGGTGCTGGCCACAGGAGTGCTGGGCGGGCTGCGGATGATCAAGGACACCGCCGAGATCGACACGCTACGCCAGGCCGGTGCGGCTATCGACCGGGTGCACGCCCGCGTGCCGCAACTGCTGGCGCCCGGCCGAACCGAGGCCGACGTCGCCGCCGATATTGCCGACGCGATTGTCGCCGAAGGACATTCGGAGGTGGCGTTCGTCATCGTCGGTTCCGGGCCCAATAGCGCCGACCCACACCACGAATGCTCCGATCGCACACTGCAAGTCGGTGACGTCGTCGTCGTCGACATCGGCGGCGCCTGCGAGCCCGGATACCACTCCGACTCGACCCGGACCTACAGCATCGGTGAGCCGGAAGCTCAAGTGGCCCAACAGTATTCGACACTGCAGCGGGCACAGCGCGCCGCCGTCGGTGCGGTGCGACCAGGCGTGACCGCGGAACAGGTCGACGCCGCGGCCCGCGACGTCTTGGCCGACGCCGGGCTCGCCGAATATTTCGTACATCGGACCGGCCACGGCATCGGGTTAGCGGTGCATGAAGAGCCCTACATCGTCGCCGGCAACAAGCTGCCGCTGGCCGCGGGCATGGCGTTTTCCATCGAGCCCGGCATCTATTTTCCGGGCCGATGGGGAGCGCGCATCGAAGACATCGTCGTGGTCACCCAGGATGGTGCGATGTGTGTCAACAACCGGCCACATGAGCTGATCGTGGTCCCGGCCTGA
- a CDS encoding GNAT family N-acetyltransferase, with product MTDQDRAAARRDIADALLNALERRHEVLDVIVAADDRPAAVDAIVALLGTSRLGGEAVMSMSFDQLTKDARRKIAAELDDLNSQLSFTLNERPASSGDSLELRPFAGDADRDIFAARTADTGASGDGSGGPAGGLDDEIRSALARIEAEEAAWFVAVDGTQKVGMVFGELARGEVHVRIWIHPDYRHRGYGTAALAQSRPEMARYFPAVPLVIRAPGARPA from the coding sequence ATGACCGACCAAGACCGCGCCGCGGCCCGCCGCGACATCGCCGATGCTCTGCTCAACGCCCTGGAACGCCGCCACGAAGTGCTCGACGTGATTGTGGCAGCCGACGATCGGCCCGCTGCAGTCGACGCGATCGTCGCGTTGCTGGGCACCTCGCGGCTGGGCGGTGAGGCGGTGATGTCGATGTCGTTTGACCAGCTCACCAAGGACGCCCGCCGCAAAATCGCTGCCGAACTTGACGATCTCAACAGCCAGCTGAGCTTCACGCTTAACGAGCGGCCCGCCAGCTCGGGCGACAGCCTGGAGCTGCGCCCATTCGCCGGCGACGCCGACCGCGACATCTTCGCCGCCCGGACCGCGGACACCGGTGCCTCAGGCGACGGATCCGGTGGGCCCGCAGGCGGTCTCGACGACGAAATCCGTTCGGCGCTGGCGCGAATCGAGGCCGAAGAGGCCGCATGGTTCGTCGCCGTCGACGGAACGCAAAAGGTTGGCATGGTCTTCGGGGAGCTCGCCCGCGGCGAAGTCCACGTCCGGATCTGGATCCACCCCGATTACCGGCATCGCGGCTACGGCACTGCTGCGCTGGCCCAGTCGCGACCGGAAATGGCGCGCTATTTCCCTGCGGTGCCGCTGGTGATCCGAGCGCCGGGCGCCAGGCCGGCCTAA
- a CDS encoding F420-dependent biliverdin reductase: protein MAKTTARLSNDALAFLTERHLAMLTTLRADGSPHVVAVGFTFDPKTHVARVITTGGSQKALNAERGGIAVLSQVDGARWLSLEGRAKVNNDIDAVRDAELRYAQRYRTPRPNPRRVVIEVQVERVLGSADLLERTSD from the coding sequence ATGGCGAAGACCACGGCTCGGCTCAGCAACGACGCGCTGGCGTTTCTCACCGAGCGGCATCTGGCGATGCTGACCACACTGCGCGCCGATGGATCGCCGCATGTGGTGGCGGTGGGGTTCACCTTCGACCCCAAGACGCATGTTGCCCGGGTCATCACCACCGGCGGTTCGCAGAAGGCGCTCAACGCCGAGCGCGGCGGGATTGCTGTACTCAGCCAGGTCGACGGCGCCCGCTGGCTGTCATTGGAGGGCCGCGCCAAGGTCAACAACGACATCGACGCGGTGCGCGACGCCGAGTTGCGCTATGCGCAGCGCTATCGCACGCCGCGGCCCAACCCGCGACGGGTGGTGATCGAGGTGCAGGTAGAGCGAGTGCTGGGGTCTGCCGACCTGCTGGAGCGCACCAGCGATTAG
- a CDS encoding SDR family NAD(P)-dependent oxidoreductase gives MDDTGGRLLVIFGGRSEIGIELARRLAPGATVVLAARRADRLGEQAKMLRAAGAAIVHTREFDADDLESHGPVVEAIIAEHGPIDTAVLAFGILGDQARAETDATHAVAIVHTDYVAQVSLLTHLAVAMRAAGRGSLVVFSSVAGVRVRRANYVYGSAKAGLDGFANGLADALHGTGVRLLVVRPGFVVGRMTQGMTPAPLSSTPAQVAAATARALAKGRRTVWIPWALRPAFVVLRLLPQFLWRRMPR, from the coding sequence GTGGATGACACGGGTGGCAGGCTGCTGGTCATCTTCGGTGGCCGCAGCGAAATCGGCATCGAACTGGCGCGGCGCCTGGCGCCCGGCGCGACGGTGGTGCTGGCCGCGCGGCGGGCCGACCGGCTCGGGGAGCAGGCCAAGATGCTGCGCGCAGCGGGCGCAGCGATCGTGCACACCCGCGAGTTCGACGCCGACGACCTGGAATCCCACGGACCGGTGGTGGAAGCGATTATCGCCGAGCACGGTCCCATCGACACCGCGGTGCTGGCTTTCGGCATCCTCGGCGACCAGGCCCGCGCCGAAACCGATGCCACGCACGCGGTCGCCATCGTGCACACCGACTACGTCGCCCAGGTCAGCTTGCTCACCCATCTGGCGGTGGCCATGCGGGCTGCCGGGCGCGGTTCGCTGGTGGTGTTCTCCTCGGTGGCCGGGGTGCGGGTGCGCCGGGCCAACTACGTCTACGGCTCGGCGAAGGCAGGCCTGGACGGGTTCGCCAACGGACTGGCCGACGCGCTGCACGGCACCGGGGTGCGGCTGCTGGTCGTTCGGCCAGGGTTCGTGGTCGGGCGCATGACTCAGGGTATGACGCCCGCGCCGCTGTCCAGCACTCCGGCGCAGGTGGCCGCCGCGACCGCCCGGGCGCTGGCCAAGGGCCGGCGTACCGTGTGGATTCCGTGGGCGCTGCGGCCGGCGTTTGTCGTTCTGCGACTGCTGCCACAGTTCCTCTGGCGACGGATGCCGCGATGA
- a CDS encoding bifunctional cobalt-precorrin-7 (C(5))-methyltransferase/cobalt-precorrin-6B (C(15))-methyltransferase, with product MSHVVVVGIGADGMAGLPEASQRELRRATVIYGSQRQLDLLDGSVAATRRQWPSPMLPALQGLLDDAAHDVHVLASGDPLLHGIGGTLIRLFGAERVHVLPHVSAVTLACARVGWTVADTEVISLVTAEPHTAMRRGGRAIVLSRDATTPLKLARLLTENGRGDSELVVLEQLGGPGERRRDGTARQWAARAPLDIDELNVIAVHYLPDERVSPVPDAAFAHDGQITKQSMRAVTLAALAPRPGERLWDVGAGSGSIAVEWCQSWHGCSAVAFERDDARRGNIARNAVAFGVHIDVRGAAPDAFDGAPAPSAIFIGGGVTQPGLLDACLAHLPTGGRLVANAVTVESEEVLAQAYSRLGGRLQRFQHYHAEPLGGFTTWRPQLPVTQWEVTKP from the coding sequence ATGAGCCACGTGGTGGTCGTGGGGATCGGCGCGGACGGCATGGCCGGCCTGCCGGAGGCATCGCAGCGCGAATTACGCAGGGCTACCGTCATTTACGGGTCACAGCGGCAGCTCGATCTGCTCGACGGCAGCGTGGCCGCGACACGCCGGCAATGGCCGTCGCCAATGCTGCCCGCGCTGCAGGGCCTGCTCGACGACGCCGCCCACGACGTGCACGTACTGGCCAGCGGCGACCCGCTGCTGCACGGGATCGGCGGAACCCTGATCCGGCTGTTCGGCGCCGAGCGGGTGCACGTGTTGCCGCACGTGTCGGCCGTGACGCTGGCCTGCGCGCGGGTGGGCTGGACCGTTGCCGACACCGAGGTGATCAGTTTGGTCACCGCCGAGCCGCACACCGCGATGCGTCGCGGTGGGCGGGCGATCGTGCTGTCCCGCGACGCCACCACTCCGCTGAAACTGGCACGACTGCTCACCGAAAACGGCCGCGGCGACTCTGAGCTCGTCGTTCTCGAGCAGCTCGGCGGGCCCGGGGAACGCCGTCGTGACGGCACCGCCCGCCAGTGGGCCGCCCGCGCGCCACTCGACATCGACGAGCTCAACGTGATCGCCGTGCATTACCTGCCCGACGAGCGGGTATCACCGGTGCCCGACGCCGCGTTCGCCCATGACGGGCAGATCACCAAACAGAGCATGCGCGCGGTGACGCTGGCCGCGCTGGCGCCGCGACCGGGGGAGCGGTTGTGGGATGTAGGCGCGGGTTCGGGCAGCATCGCTGTCGAGTGGTGCCAAAGTTGGCATGGCTGCTCCGCGGTGGCGTTCGAACGAGACGACGCGCGCCGCGGCAACATTGCGCGCAACGCCGTCGCGTTCGGTGTCCACATTGACGTGCGCGGTGCGGCTCCTGACGCTTTCGACGGTGCGCCGGCCCCGTCGGCGATCTTCATCGGCGGCGGGGTGACCCAGCCGGGCCTGCTCGATGCCTGCCTGGCGCACCTGCCGACCGGCGGGCGCTTGGTTGCCAACGCCGTCACCGTCGAATCGGAAGAGGTTCTGGCACAAGCCTATTCGCGGCTAGGTGGCAGGCTGCAGCGCTTCCAGCACTATCACGCTGAGCCGCTGGGCGGTTTCACTACGTGGCGTCCGCAACTGCCGGTCACCCAATGGGAGGTGACCAAGCCGTGA
- the cobM gene encoding precorrin-4 C(11)-methyltransferase, with the protein MTVYFIGAGPGAADLITVRGQRLLERCPVCLYAGSIMPADLLALCPPGTRVIDTGPLTLEQIITAIADADAAGHDVARLHSGDPSLYSAVAEQCRRLDALGIDYEIVPGVPAFAAAAAALRRELTVPGVGQTVTLSRVSTVSTPMPPGEDLPSLARRGGTLVLHLAAAQIDAIIPELLSGGYRPETPTAVVAFASWPQQVMLRGTLTDIAEKMHDAGVTKTAIIIVGEVLAATEFADSYLYSAERRTH; encoded by the coding sequence GTGACGGTGTATTTCATCGGCGCCGGGCCCGGTGCCGCCGACTTGATCACCGTGCGCGGGCAGCGGCTGCTCGAACGCTGTCCGGTGTGCCTTTACGCCGGCTCCATCATGCCCGCCGACCTGCTGGCGCTGTGCCCGCCGGGCACCCGGGTCATCGATACCGGCCCGCTGACACTGGAGCAGATCATTACCGCGATCGCCGACGCGGACGCCGCCGGCCACGACGTGGCGCGGCTCCATTCCGGTGACCCGTCGCTCTACAGCGCCGTGGCCGAACAGTGCCGACGACTCGACGCGCTGGGCATCGACTACGAAATCGTGCCCGGCGTACCGGCTTTCGCTGCAGCGGCCGCCGCTTTGCGCCGCGAGCTGACCGTTCCGGGAGTCGGGCAGACGGTGACGCTGAGCAGGGTGTCCACCGTATCGACACCGATGCCGCCCGGTGAAGACCTCCCCAGCCTGGCCCGGCGCGGCGGCACATTGGTGCTACACTTGGCCGCCGCGCAGATCGATGCGATCATTCCTGAATTGCTGTCCGGCGGTTACCGTCCCGAAACACCCACGGCCGTAGTGGCTTTCGCCAGCTGGCCGCAGCAGGTGATGCTGCGCGGGACGTTGACCGACATCGCCGAAAAGATGCACGACGCGGGTGTCACCAAGACGGCGATCATCATCGTCGGTGAGGTACTGGCCGCAACGGAATTCGCCGACAGCTACCTGTATTCGGCTGAGCGAAGGACGCACTGA
- a CDS encoding cobalt-precorrin-6A reductase, producing MMRVLLLGGTAEARALAARLHPHIDIISSLAGRVPDPALPVGPVRIGGFGGVEGLCRWLRDERIDAVVDATHPFAATITAHAASACGQLGLPHLVVVRPAWEADDAIAVKSDSEAAKTVAEQRYSRVFLTTGRSGVAAFADSDAWFLIRAVTAPDARCLPRRHQLLLSRGPYHYDGEYALLREHRIDALVTKNSGGEMTRAKLDAAAALHIPVVMVDRPRLPAGVTTVGTVDEAAEWVAEAVGRSDAKTR from the coding sequence CTGATGCGGGTGTTGCTGCTGGGCGGCACCGCCGAAGCGCGGGCACTGGCCGCGCGGCTGCATCCGCACATCGACATCATCAGCTCGCTGGCGGGGCGGGTGCCCGACCCCGCATTGCCCGTTGGGCCGGTGCGGATCGGCGGGTTTGGCGGCGTCGAGGGGCTGTGCCGCTGGTTGCGCGACGAGCGCATCGACGCTGTCGTCGACGCCACGCACCCGTTCGCGGCCACCATCACGGCGCATGCCGCTTCCGCATGCGGGCAACTGGGGCTGCCACATCTCGTCGTTGTCCGCCCAGCGTGGGAGGCCGACGATGCCATCGCCGTTAAGTCGGACTCCGAGGCGGCTAAAACTGTTGCAGAGCAACGCTATTCGCGGGTATTTCTGACCACGGGACGATCTGGCGTCGCAGCATTCGCCGACAGCGATGCGTGGTTCTTGATCCGCGCTGTCACCGCACCCGACGCCCGTTGCCTGCCGCGACGTCACCAATTGCTACTGTCCCGCGGGCCCTATCACTACGACGGTGAATACGCGCTGCTGCGCGAGCACCGCATCGACGCGCTGGTCACCAAGAACAGCGGTGGTGAGATGACACGGGCCAAGCTCGACGCCGCCGCAGCGCTGCACATCCCGGTGGTCATGGTCGACCGTCCGCGACTGCCGGCCGGCGTGACGACCGTCGGCACCGTCGACGAAGCCGCCGAATGGGTTGCCGAGGCGGTTGGGCGATCAGATGCAAAAACCCGCTGA
- a CDS encoding precorrin-2 C(20)-methyltransferase, which translates to MSRRGTLFGVGLGPGDPELVTVKAARVIGEADVVAYHSARHGRSIARGIAERYLRPGQIEEHLVYPVTTETTDHPGGYAGALEDFYAEATSRIAAHLDAGRDVALLAEGDPLFYSSYMHLHTRLTRRFNAVIVPGVTSVSAASAAIATPLVAGDEVLSVLPGTLGVAELSRRLVDADAAVVMKLGRSYPAVREALSLAGRLDDAFYVERASTAGQRVLPAADVDQDSVPYFSLALLPGGRRRESRAGRVAVVGLGPGQADWMTPESRRELAAATDLVGYGRYLERVPVREGQRRHPSDNTDEEARARLACALAEQGRAVAVVSSGDPGVFAMATAVLEEAKQWPGVQVRVIPAMTAAQAVASRVGAPLGHDYAVISLSDRLKSWDVIAARLSAAAAADMVLAIYNPASKTRTWQVAAMRDLLLSHRDPGTPVVIGRDVSGPDERVVVVRLADLDPAEVDMRCLLIVGSSQTQWCDDRVFTPRRYPR; encoded by the coding sequence ATGAGCAGGCGGGGAACACTTTTCGGCGTCGGACTCGGACCCGGCGACCCCGAGTTGGTGACGGTCAAGGCCGCCCGGGTGATCGGCGAGGCCGACGTAGTGGCCTATCACAGCGCCCGCCACGGCCGCAGCATCGCCCGCGGCATCGCCGAACGGTATCTGCGGCCGGGCCAGATCGAGGAGCACCTGGTCTATCCCGTGACCACGGAGACCACAGATCATCCCGGCGGTTACGCCGGTGCGCTGGAGGATTTCTACGCCGAGGCCACCTCCCGGATCGCGGCACATCTGGACGCCGGACGCGACGTCGCGCTGTTAGCCGAGGGCGATCCGCTGTTCTACAGCTCCTACATGCATCTGCACACCCGGCTCACGCGGCGGTTCAACGCGGTCATCGTGCCCGGTGTGACGTCGGTCAGCGCGGCGTCGGCCGCTATCGCGACACCGTTGGTAGCCGGCGACGAGGTGCTGTCGGTGCTGCCGGGCACCTTGGGTGTCGCCGAGCTGTCGCGTCGGCTCGTCGACGCCGACGCCGCGGTGGTCATGAAGCTGGGCCGCTCATATCCCGCTGTGCGCGAAGCGCTTTCACTAGCCGGCCGACTGGATGATGCTTTCTACGTGGAGCGCGCCAGCACCGCCGGGCAGCGGGTGCTGCCAGCCGCCGACGTCGACCAGGACAGCGTGCCGTACTTCTCGCTGGCACTGCTGCCGGGCGGTCGGCGCCGCGAATCGCGGGCCGGCCGCGTGGCGGTGGTCGGACTTGGCCCGGGGCAGGCCGACTGGATGACACCGGAAAGCCGCCGCGAGCTTGCTGCTGCCACCGATTTGGTCGGCTATGGCCGCTACCTGGAGCGCGTCCCGGTTCGCGAGGGTCAACGTCGTCATCCCAGCGACAACACCGACGAGGAAGCGCGCGCCCGGCTGGCCTGCGCGCTGGCCGAGCAGGGCCGCGCGGTGGCGGTGGTGTCGTCCGGTGATCCCGGGGTGTTCGCGATGGCCACCGCGGTGCTCGAGGAGGCCAAGCAATGGCCGGGTGTGCAGGTCAGGGTGATTCCGGCAATGACCGCCGCGCAGGCGGTCGCGAGCCGGGTCGGCGCGCCGCTGGGTCACGACTACGCGGTGATCTCGCTGTCCGACCGGCTCAAATCATGGGACGTCATCGCGGCCCGGCTGTCTGCCGCGGCCGCCGCCGACATGGTGTTGGCGATCTACAACCCGGCGTCGAAGACGCGCACCTGGCAGGTTGCCGCGATGCGGGATCTGCTGTTGAGCCACCGGGATCCCGGTACCCCTGTGGTGATCGGTCGTGACGTGTCGGGCCCGGACGAGCGTGTGGTGGTGGTGCGGCTGGCCGACTTGGACCCGGCCGAGGTCGACATGCGCTGCCTGTTGATTGTCGGCTCGTCGCAGACGCAGTGGTGCGACGACCGTGTGTTCACCCCGCGAAGGTACCCGCGCTGA
- a CDS encoding precorrin-8X methylmutase, whose translation MLDYVRDAAEIYRQSFATIRAEADLARFPPDVEQVVVRLIHTCGQVDLAEEVAYSDDVVARAGAALCDGAPVLCDSSMVAAGITSDRLPGNEIVSLVADPRAAELAVRRHTTRSAAGMELWADRLAGAVLAIGNAPTALFRLLELVDEGVSAPVAVLGGPVGFVGSAQSKQELIERPRGMSYLIVRGRRGGSAIAAAAVNAIAASIK comes from the coding sequence GTGCTCGACTACGTTCGCGATGCGGCCGAGATCTACCGGCAGTCGTTCGCGACCATCCGGGCCGAAGCGGATTTAGCCCGATTTCCCCCCGACGTCGAGCAAGTCGTCGTCCGGCTGATCCACACCTGCGGCCAGGTCGACCTCGCCGAGGAGGTGGCCTACAGCGACGACGTCGTCGCCCGCGCAGGCGCCGCGCTCTGCGACGGCGCGCCGGTGCTGTGCGATTCGTCCATGGTGGCCGCCGGGATCACCTCGGACCGCCTGCCCGGCAACGAGATCGTGTCGCTGGTCGCCGATCCCCGGGCCGCCGAGCTGGCCGTCCGCCGGCACACCACCCGCTCGGCGGCCGGGATGGAGCTGTGGGCCGACCGTCTGGCGGGCGCGGTGCTGGCGATCGGGAACGCGCCCACCGCCCTGTTTCGGCTGTTGGAACTGGTCGACGAGGGGGTCTCGGCGCCGGTGGCGGTGCTGGGCGGCCCGGTGGGCTTCGTCGGCTCTGCGCAGTCCAAGCAGGAGCTTATCGAGCGCCCACGCGGGATGTCGTATTTGATCGTGCGAGGCCGCCGCGGCGGCAGCGCGATCGCCGCCGCTGCTGTCAACGCGATCGCGGCAAGCATCAAATGA